From Terriglobia bacterium:
GAAGGCATTGTGCGCTTCAAACAGGGGCCGGTGCCCGGCGCCATCGTAACAGCTGTCAGCCTGGGGACCTCGAAGACGGCGCGAGTGATCACAGAGGTCAACGGACAATACATCTTAAAAATCGGTGATACAGGCACGTACCACCTGACTGTCGATATGTCCGGATTCTCGGCCGAGAGCGCCGACGTCGAAGTGATGGACGCATCCAAACCGGTCCAGAAAGACTTCGGCTTATCGCTTTTGACGCAAGCTCAGCGCGCCGGCGCGCAGCAGGCGAATGAAACGCGACCCCGGCCGGCGCGGCAGGCTGCCAACGGCGGCGGCCGCGGCAATGCGCCGGATGAGGCTGAGGCTGAAACGCCAGCCGAGCAGCCCGATCAGAATCCGTTTGCGGATTTGCAGGCGAATCCATCGGCGGCTCTGCCGGGTATGACGGCCGACGCGGCGACCGAATCCGTCGCGATCGCCGGAACCACCGCCACGCCGCAGTTCGGAGGAGCATTCGATCCGCGGCAGCTGAACCTGGGGGATATTCCCGGCAATTTCGACCAGACACCGGGCGGTCCCGGTGGTGGCGGCAACAATGCCGGCGCGGCGGGCGGCGGCGGGCGTGGCGGCGGCGCCAATGATTTTGCGGCCGCATTCGGCGGCGCTGCAGGTGGCGGCGGTGGCGGCCGGGGAGGCGGCGGCCGCGGTGGCCGCGGCGGCGGAAACTTCAACCTGGGCGGCCAGCGCGGACGCAACGCCAACCCGATCAATATCAATCTGAGATATACGCTGAGCGATTCCAACCTGGACGCCGCACCGTATCATCTGGCCGGGCAGACGGCTGCGGCCAAGCCTCAATATCTGCGGAACAACTTCGCGGCAACCGTGGGAGGACCTTTGGGAGTTCCGCACTTACTCAACTCCCAGCAGAATACTTTCAATATCACCTACACGGGTGTCCGCAGCACCAACCCGACCGACTCCTATTCGACGGTTCCCACGCTTGCGGAGCGCAACGGAGATCTCTCCGGCTTTCTGCTTCAGGGCAAGCCTGTTACGGTCTATGATCCGCTGAACCGGCTTCCGTTTGCGAATAACATGATCCCGGCGGAAAGAATCGATAGTGCGGCAACGGGTCTGCTGTCGTACGTACCGCTGCCCAATAACCCCACAACCGACGGCACGCGTAATTTCCATTACGTCACATCGACCACCAGCGACAGCGACGCCATCAATTTCAATCTTCAGCACACCTTCGCGCAGCCCACGCAGCAACGCGGGCAGCGCGGAGGAGGAGGTGGTGGCCGCGGCGGACGCGGCGGGCGCGGACGTGGCGGCACGTTGAGCGTCCAGTTTCAATTTCAGAGGCAGAACAACGTGCAGGCCGGAGCTTTCCCGTCGATCGGCGGCAGCGGCCTGCAGCATGCGTTCAATACGCAGGTCAGTTTCAGCAAGCCGATCGGCAGAATGCAGAACCAGATGCAGTTCCGGGTCAACCGGAACCAGAATCAAAGCACGAATCTCTATGCCAATCTGACGAATGTGGCCGGACTGCTCGGCATCACGGGCGTCTCGCAGGATCCTGCGGACTGGGGGCTGCCGAACTTATCGTTCGTTAATTTCACCGGATTGAACGACCGCACACCGGCGAATACAGACAACTGGACGTATCGCGCCTCGGATAACTTCAGGTTGAACCGGCGCAACCACAATTTCACTTTTGGCGCGGATCTGACCCGCGCCATCAATAACGTTCACAGCACCGTCGGCAATCCGCGCGGACAATTTATCTTCAACGGACAGGCTACCGGACTGTTTGACGGGAGCGGCCTGCTTGCCGGCACGGGATTGGATTTTGCGGACTTCCTGCTGGGTCTGCCGCAGCAGACGACGCTGAACTACGGCGCGAACGGCCATAAGTTTCTCTCGCTTCAGTATGACGGGTTCTTCCTGGACGATTGGCGTCTGCGCAGCAATCTGACCTTGAATCTGGGAGTGCGTTACGAATACGCATCACCATATACGGAAGCCGATAATCACCTCGTCAATCTCGATGTCGCGCCGGGCTTTCTGGCGGTCGCGCCTGTTCAGGCGGGACAGCTTGGCCCATACTCCGGGAGCTTTTCGCGAACTCTGGTCAATCCGGACCGCAACAACTTCGCCCCGCGCCTTGGCCTTGCGTGGCGGGGGCCGGGACGGTTCGTGGTCCGGACCGGTTACGGCATCACGTATAACGCAGCCGCTTACAGTGCGATGGCCAACCAGATGGTGCGTCAGCCCCCGTTCGCTCAGACAGCGAAGAACTGCGTGCAGTATGGCCCATTGCTCAGCGGCGGTGCGAATACGTGCGTTCAACCGGGCGCAGGCTCCGCGCTGACAATCGAAGATGGCTTCCCGGCTCTTTCGCCGTCGGTCGTGCAGAACACCTACGGAGTCGATAAGAATTACCGGGACGGCTACGCCCAACAGTGGAATTTCGATGTGCAGCGCGACCTGCCGTTGAACATTCAGATGAACGCGGACTACACCGGAACAAAAGGGACGCGGCTCGACGTCGCCACAGCACCCAATCGAACGAGTCTTGGTACGGCGCGCATTCCGAACGTGATTTCATATGTCTGGGATACATCCCAGGGGAATTCCATATTTCACAGCGGCGTATTACAGGTGCGGCGGCGCTTCTCGCGAGGAATGCAGGTCAACGGCACTTATACGTACGCCAAGTTTATCGACGATGTCTCGAGCTTTATCGGGGGCAGCGGGTCGGGCGTCGTTCAGGATGCGTTCAATCTGCGCGCCGAGCGCGGGCCGGACAACAGCGATCAGCGGCACAACCTTGCCCTGACTTACACCTACGAGCCGCCGTTTGGCCAGGGCAAGCCTTTTCTACACGGCGACAACATCTTCAGCCGGGCGATTGGCGACTGGACGACTCAGGGAACGATTAGCTACGGCTCGGGTTTGCCGTTCACACCGCGCATCACAAACTCATCCTGCGACTATTCGGCAACCAATGCGACGCTGCGGCCGGATTTCCTCGGCGGCCAGACCCGGCTGAGTCACCCGACAGTGACAGAATGGTTCGAAACCAGCCTCTTCCAGGCGCCGGCTGGGTGCCTGGGAAACGCCGGCAGGAACATCATCCGTGGTCCGGGCACGAGGTCGGTCAACATGACGATGAACAAAACGTTCCGCTTCGAAAAAAACCGTGCGCTCGATGTGCAGATTCAGGCGAGTAATGTGCTCAATATGGTCGTCTACGCCGGTCCGAATACAACCGTCAACTCCAACCTGTTCGGCCAGATAACCACGGCGGGCGCGATGCGGCGAATTACCATCCAGGCCCGATTCCGGTTTTAGGGGGTACGAATACACATGAAGCGGGATGAGGTAACCCGGTCTCTCTTCTTCATCATTATGGCGTGGCTGCTTGCGATTCCCGCCGTCTCGCAGGACGTCAGGCAGCAAGGTGAAAGCAAATTCGCCCTGAAGACGACGACCCAGGTCGTGCTTGTGAACGTGCAGGTGAAGGACGGCAAGGGCAATTTCATCCGCGATCTCAAGCAGGACGACTTCACGATCAGCGAGGACGGCAAGGCTCAAAAGATCGTCTCGATGGACATTCAGAACACGGACGCGCTTACTCAGAACGGCGGAGAGCTCCAAGCCCTCAACCTTCTGGGGGATCTGGACGCCGCGAGCTCCACAAAAATCGAGCAGGCGGCAAAGGATCGCGCGAAGCAGGCGTCTCCGACAGAATACACGAAAGAAACCTTCAAAGACCGCCGCCTCATCGTCATGTTTTTCGACCTCCAGTCGATGCAGCCGGACGAAATCACGCGCGGCATCAAATCGGCGAAGAAATACATCGATGAGCAGATGAGGGCCGCCGACTTCGTCTCGATCGTTTCGCTTTCCAATCAGCTCAACATCGACCAGGACTTCACCTCGAACAAAGAGGACCTGGGAGACGCGCTCGATAGCTTCGATCCGAACAGCGCCAACGGCTTCGCGGACAACGGGACGCCGGGCGCCGCCGCAACCGACGACACCGACACCAGCACCGACGCGGAGTTCTCGCCGGATACCGGCGAGACAGACATTTTCAACACCGACCGGAAGTTCGATGTTCTGCGCACCATTGCGGAAACCCTGGGATCGATCGAAGAAAAGAAAACCCTACTCTTCTTCAGCGGTGGTCTCAGGGCCAATGGAATCGATAACCAGACGTCCTATCGCGCCGCGGTGAACGCTGCGGTTCGTTCCAATACCGCGATCTATACCGTCGACACCCGCGGCCTGCAGGCTGTCGTGCCGGGCGGCGCCGCGAACACCGCCAGCGGGCGCGGCGCCAACGCGTTCAACGGCAGGGGATTGCGCGGCCAGTTCACCGCGCTCCAGGCTTCTCAGGACACGCTGGTGAGTCTTGCGGCGGACACCGGCGGCCGATCCCTCATGGATACGAATGATTTCGGGAAGATCTTCACGCAGATCCAGGAAGACACCGCGATGTACTACGTGCTCGGCTACTCGAGCACAAACCCGGCGAAGGACGGCAAGTACCGCAATATCCGCGTCAACGTGAAAGTTCCCAGCGTTCGGGTGGACGCCCGGCGAGGCTATTACGCGGACAGGGACTTCCAGCACCTGGAAAAGGAAAACCGCGACAAGCAGATGCAGGACGAGCTTGCTGCGGACCTGCCGAGCACCGATCTGCCGGTCTATCTCTCGACGGGATACTTCAAGCTCGATGATGCCCGCTACTTCGTTCCGGTTTCCATCGTCGTGCCCGGCAGCGCCATCCCATTCGCCACTCAAAGCAACCAGGACAAAGCCACGCTCGATATTCTGGGCGCCGTACTCGAACCGGTTCGAACACCGGGAGGCGCAGGCGGCCAGGGTGGTCCCCGCGGCGGCGGAGGTGGGGGAG
This genomic window contains:
- a CDS encoding TonB-dependent receptor, with product MNRTLFILLFGVIVATLTITAQTQLGGGAVIEGIVRFKQGPVPGAIVTAVSLGTSKTARVITEVNGQYILKIGDTGTYHLTVDMSGFSAESADVEVMDASKPVQKDFGLSLLTQAQRAGAQQANETRPRPARQAANGGGRGNAPDEAEAETPAEQPDQNPFADLQANPSAALPGMTADAATESVAIAGTTATPQFGGAFDPRQLNLGDIPGNFDQTPGGPGGGGNNAGAAGGGGRGGGANDFAAAFGGAAGGGGGGRGGGGRGGRGGGNFNLGGQRGRNANPININLRYTLSDSNLDAAPYHLAGQTAAAKPQYLRNNFAATVGGPLGVPHLLNSQQNTFNITYTGVRSTNPTDSYSTVPTLAERNGDLSGFLLQGKPVTVYDPLNRLPFANNMIPAERIDSAATGLLSYVPLPNNPTTDGTRNFHYVTSTTSDSDAINFNLQHTFAQPTQQRGQRGGGGGGRGGRGGRGRGGTLSVQFQFQRQNNVQAGAFPSIGGSGLQHAFNTQVSFSKPIGRMQNQMQFRVNRNQNQSTNLYANLTNVAGLLGITGVSQDPADWGLPNLSFVNFTGLNDRTPANTDNWTYRASDNFRLNRRNHNFTFGADLTRAINNVHSTVGNPRGQFIFNGQATGLFDGSGLLAGTGLDFADFLLGLPQQTTLNYGANGHKFLSLQYDGFFLDDWRLRSNLTLNLGVRYEYASPYTEADNHLVNLDVAPGFLAVAPVQAGQLGPYSGSFSRTLVNPDRNNFAPRLGLAWRGPGRFVVRTGYGITYNAAAYSAMANQMVRQPPFAQTAKNCVQYGPLLSGGANTCVQPGAGSALTIEDGFPALSPSVVQNTYGVDKNYRDGYAQQWNFDVQRDLPLNIQMNADYTGTKGTRLDVATAPNRTSLGTARIPNVISYVWDTSQGNSIFHSGVLQVRRRFSRGMQVNGTYTYAKFIDDVSSFIGGSGSGVVQDAFNLRAERGPDNSDQRHNLALTYTYEPPFGQGKPFLHGDNIFSRAIGDWTTQGTISYGSGLPFTPRITNSSCDYSATNATLRPDFLGGQTRLSHPTVTEWFETSLFQAPAGCLGNAGRNIIRGPGTRSVNMTMNKTFRFEKNRALDVQIQASNVLNMVVYAGPNTTVNSNLFGQITTAGAMRRITIQARFRF
- a CDS encoding VWA domain-containing protein; its protein translation is MKRDEVTRSLFFIIMAWLLAIPAVSQDVRQQGESKFALKTTTQVVLVNVQVKDGKGNFIRDLKQDDFTISEDGKAQKIVSMDIQNTDALTQNGGELQALNLLGDLDAASSTKIEQAAKDRAKQASPTEYTKETFKDRRLIVMFFDLQSMQPDEITRGIKSAKKYIDEQMRAADFVSIVSLSNQLNIDQDFTSNKEDLGDALDSFDPNSANGFADNGTPGAAATDDTDTSTDAEFSPDTGETDIFNTDRKFDVLRTIAETLGSIEEKKTLLFFSGGLRANGIDNQTSYRAAVNAAVRSNTAIYTVDTRGLQAVVPGGAANTASGRGANAFNGRGLRGQFTALQASQDTLVSLAADTGGRSLMDTNDFGKIFTQIQEDTAMYYVLGYSSTNPAKDGKYRNIRVNVKVPSVRVDARRGYYADRDFQHLEKENRDKQMQDELAADLPSTDLPVYLSTGYFKLDDARYFVPVSIVVPGSAIPFATQSNQDKATLDILGAVLEPVRTPGGAGGQGGPRGGGGGGGGGRGGQRGGGQGGFRGGGPPAAQQSPRIFGQIKQTIKLNLDAEQEVKRKNVQYDAAFLLPPGRFRLRFIVRENETGQIGSFEADVLIPNLLAAPVKVSSVIASAQKTAGKARKDNPLMRNGTELIPSVTHVFSKDQHLYLFYEVYDPQHPADVDAGNKTAARLLTNATFYKGNNKVYETPLMEVNQINTPERKAATIELDVPLSELKAGFYTCQVNVIDEAAGQVVFPRLALLVR